The sequence CGCTCGCATCCTGCTGCGGCGCAGCGCCCCCGGCGATTCACAGAAGGCCCTGGAGTCCCTGCCGCCTCCCAAGGAAAGTGAACCTTTCCGTGAGAAATCCCTGGCCTATTGGTGGATCGACGGGCTCCGCATCGCACTCGAAGCCCAGCGTCTGCTCGATGCGGGGGATGTGGAGAAAGCCTCGGAAACCATCGCCGCGCTGAGCTTCCACGGCACAGCGATGGCACAACGGCGCAACATCGCCTCAGCTGTGGGCGAGCAGACGGAATGGAACCGCTCCTTCCGGGCACTGGAAATGCTGGCCGCCGAGCTGCGCGGCAGGCTCGCCCTCGCCGGCCCCCCCGCCGGGCACGGCTCCGCATTCAACTGGTTCCGCGGCGCAGCGGACAGGCAGAAGGCCGCCACCATGCTCAACACGCCACCCATCCTCACCCCGATGGCGATGCGCCTCGGCGATTATTTCATCGCCCGCAACCTGCCCTACAAGGCCGTCCGAGCCTACGAGGAAGCCCTTGAACGCTTTCCCAACGACGCCGAGTCCATCGCACGCCTCGAGAAGGCTGGAAAACTCGCGGAGGCATCAGGCCCGGAGCCGGCCGAGGAGGATGCTCCCGCACCGGAATCCGAGTAGGGGTGCGCCGCTCAGAAGCCCGCAAGGAGATCCTTCACCCTGCCCGCGATGATTTCAGAAAGTTGCTCCTCGCCCTCTTCCTTGAGGAAATCGCAATAGTTCGAGGCAACGGACTCCAGGTCATCCGAATAGGCGGCCCCGAGCGATTCAAAGCCGGCCAAGGCTTTCTCGAAGTGCTTCCGCGCCCAGTTCCTGTCCCCCGTCTTCAGCAGCGCCAGGGCGAGGTTGTTGTGGGACTGGGCGGTGTCCGGGTGATTCTCGCCGAAGAGCTCCCGCCGCGTCTCCAAGGCCATCATGTGCATCTCGCGCGCCTGGTCGAGATAGCCGGCCGCCAGATAGACGGCGCCGAGGTTGTTGGAAACGGCGGCCGTCTCCTCATGGTTCTGGCCGAGCTCCGCGTGCATGATCTCAAGGGATTTGAGGAAATGGTCCTCCGCCGCATCGAGATCGCCGGAAGCCTTGGCGATGAAGCCCAGGTTGTTGGTGATCGCGGCGACATCAAGAAGGAGCGGCGGTTCGTGCTTCTCAAAGTATTCCACAGCAGCCTGCCATGCGCGTGTCACCTCCTCGCTGCGGCCCTGGCCATCGAACGCCGCACCGAGCAGGGCGTAGAGCCTGCCCACCTGCGCGATCCTGTCCGGCCTGTTTTCGAGCTGGTCGATGGCGTGCTCCACATCCTCGATGGCTTCATCATGGCGACCCAGCTCGAGGAAGATCCCGGCGCGGGACTCCAGCGATGTGGCAAAGGCGTCGATGGTATCGAGATCCGGGCTGAGCGCGTGCTGGCTTTTCTCGACAGCTGCGTTGGCGGCGTGGAGGGCTTCGTGGAGGTTGCCCTCGTTGCGGAGCGCGAGGACCCTGTCCTGCATGATCTGGATGAAATTCGCGGTGGGTGTGTCCATGGGTGAAGCTTGTTTTGTATTTGCAATGGATATGCGCAACACCCCTCCATGGCCAGCGAAAACCTTCAATCCCCGCCCATTCTCTCCAGCAGCTGTTTCCTTGATGCAGGCAGGCGCCCCAGGTGGTGCAGCAGTGAATCCGCCACCGAAGCCCTGCCGCCGGATATCCCGAGCAGTCCGGCCATCTGCTTCTCGAAATGCAGCATCGCCCTCAGGCCGGGCTCCTCGGAATCCAGGTGATCCAGCCCGCGCCGCAGCAGATCGTGCATCTCCGCATCCGCGTGACCCGGCTCGACCGCCGCCTCCACGAGCTGGCAGAAATATCCGGCCATTAGGGCGGATTCGTATTTCCTGCGCAGACCTTCCCTCCAATTCGAGATGGCGACCTCCCGCAGAATGTGGAGTTCTCCCGCCCTCGCCCTCGCCACTCCGATCTCCCCGGAGAAAAACAGGTCAAGTTTCCCCGCGAACGGGCTTTTCGGCCTAAGCGCACCCTTGGCAACCGTCTTCACCAGCCCCTCCCCCAGCGTGAACCAATGGACGATCAGGCTGGTGTCCGTAAGGCGGGTTGTGCGGATCAGGATGGCTTCCGTGGCAAACACTTGGAATTGAATGAATTGAAGATTCGGCTTGATACGTCCGTTTCGCTGCCCTAGCCACTGTCCAGCAACCATGGCACAGCAATCAAACAAAAAGATCAAACGCCGCCGCCGCGCGGATTACCTGAAGCGCAAAAAGGAGCAGGCGAAGCTAGGGGGCATCCTCCCCAAGGCCACCGTTAAGAAAGCGGCCAAGAAAGCCGACTCCCCAGCGGATGAGAAGCCTGCAGCCAAGAAAGCCGTGGCCAAGAAGGCTCCCGCCAAGAAGGCCGCCAAAAAAGCCCCAGCCAAGAAAGCCGCGAAAAAGGCCGCCAAGAACGCCGAGGACTGAACGGCGCATCCGCCGATCTCCCAATGCCGGGTTTCCTTTTCGGGAAAGCCCGGTTTTTTCATGCCCGCAAACGCAGTTTCCTCTTCCCTAAGGACACCCCTCGCCTAGTCTGCCGCCCGAAGAACCCGTGTTCTTTCGGGTTTGGAATTTCAAAGCTCAGAATCTAATGAAAATCGTCGTCGCATACTCAGGAGGCCTCGATACCTCCGTCCTCCTCCTCTGGCTCAAGGAAAAATACAACGCGGAGATCATCGCCTACTGCTCCGATTGCGGGCAGGGCGACGAACTCGACGGCCTTGAGGCGAAGGCCCTCTCCACCGGCGCATCCAAGTGCTACATCGACGACCAGAAGGAGGAATTCGCCCGCGACTACATCTTCCCCATGTTCCAGGCAAACGCCCTCTACGAAGGCCGCTACCTGCTCGGCACCTCCATCGCCAGGCCCTGCATCACCAAGGGCATGGTCGAAGTCGCCCTGAAAGAAGGCGCGGATGCCATCGCCCACGGCGCCACCGGCAAAGGCAACGACCAGGTCCGCTTCGAACTCTCCGCCGCCGCCCTCGCCCCCGGCATCAAGGTCATCGCCCCATGGCGCGACGCGGAATTCCGCAAACAGTTTCCCGGCCGTAAGGAGATGATCGAGTATGCCGAGGCAAACAACATCCCGATCAAGGCCTCCATGAAGAAACCGTACTCCATGGATCGCAACCTCCTCCACATATCCTTCGAGGCCGGTGCCCTCGAAGATGTCTGGTATGACGCCACAGGCCCCGCCGACCGGGACATGTATGTCCTCTCCGTCTCCCCGGAGGAAGCCCCCGACAAGCCGCAGATGCTTCAGTGCCTCTTCGAAAAGGGCAACATCATCGGCCTACAGACCGAAGGCCTTGGCGAACTCATCTCCTCACTGGGCGATTTCATGGTTCTCGGCGAAAAGGACGGCTACACCCTGCTCACCCCCTACGGTGTCATGCGCTGCCTCAACGCCCTCGGCGGAGCCCACGGCATCGGCCGGGTCGATATCGTGGAGAACCGCTTCGTCGGCATGAAATCCCGGGGCATCTACGAGACCCCCGGAGGCACCATCCTGCTCGCCGCCCACCGCGATCTCGAGACCCTGGTCATGGACCGCGAGCTGCAGATGACCCGCGACACCCTCATCCCGAAGTACGCCCAGCTCGTGTACAACGGCTTCTGGTTCGCTCCCGAGCGCCTCGCGATCCAGGCGCTCGTCACCGAGTCCCAGAAAACCGTCTCCGGCGAAGTCCGCCTGAAACTCTACAAGGGCAACGTCATGCAGGCCGGCCGCCGCAGCCCGCACTCGCTCTACGACGAGCACGTCGCCACCATGGAAGGCGGCCAGGAGGCAGCCTACAACCAGGATGACGCCACCGGCTTCATCGCCCTCAACGCCCTCCGCCTCAAGGCCAACGCGAGGCAGAAGTAGGCATTGGGAAAGAAACTTGAACCGCGAAGACGCAAAGACGCGAAGGAACCTCCGGAAAAGAAATTTTCCAATTCCTCGCAACCCATGGCTTCGCGGGTTAGCGGTTCAATTTCTCATGACCTTCATCGAAAAAGCCCTCCTCCCCCTCTCCCGCAGCCATCCGGGCATCCACGAGTTCCTCTGGTTCGGCCTGAAACAGGCCTGGGCCTGCATTTTCGGCGCGCTCCTTCTAACAGGCATCCTCGCCACCCGCATCTGGTATCCGGACATCCCCCTCGCCCGCTACGATTTCCTCGTCCTCTACGCCATCGCGATCCAGCTCTCCCTGTTTTTCCTGAAGCTTGAGTCCTGGCGCGAGATCGGTGTCATCCTGCTCTTCCACCTCATGGCTACTGCCATGGAGCTTTTCAAAACCTCCACCGGGATCGGGTCCTGGAGCTATCCGGAAAATTCCGTCCTCCGCATCGGCAACGTCCCGCTTTTCACCGGCTTCATGTATGCCGCCGTCGGCTCCTACATGGCGCGCGCGTGGCGCGGATTCCATTTCCGCTTCACCGGATTTCCTCCGCTTTGGATCGCCGGAGCCATCGCCATCCTCGCCTACGCGAATTTCTTCACCCACCACTACACCCTGGACATCCGTTGGCCGCTCATCCTTGCCGGAGCCATCGCCTTCAGGAAAACCATGATCCATTACAGGCCGAAGGACATGGAACTGCGCATGCCTCTCCTGTTGGGCTTCGCACTCGTCGCCCTGTTCATCTACATCGCCGAGAACCTCGGCACCGCCGCCCGCGCGTGGCAATATCCAGGCCAGGAAAACGGCTGGAAGCCCGTCCATTTCTCCAAGTTCACCGCATGGTACCTGCTCATGCAGCTCTCCTTCATACTCATCTGCTCGCTGCGCCGGCTTGAGGAAAAACTCGGCATCCAGGGGCCGGGAAAGATCATTCCCGGAAAGTCGATCTGAACCCGGAAAGCGGTCACTTCGCAAGGCTACGCCGCAACCAATCCCGCAGAAGTCTCCTCTCCGGCGTATCCCGCAGCACCCAGGCATCCGTGTGCTCTGCAAACGGCATCGCCACAAACGTGAAATCCCCCTCCGGAGATGTATCGCGAAGATACCCTTTGACCGCATCCACACTCGCCTCATGGCTGATGAACTGCGGCCTCATGCCCAATCGATTTAGCCTTGCCGACGCAGCCTCCCGCCCGTCCCCCGAGTAGCCCCATTCCCTGACCCCATCGTAATGGCTATGGCAGATGAACCCCCTCCACAGCTTCGCGATTTCATCGTCATGCAGGCCGATGAAATTGCAGGCGATCGCCCCTCGCGAGAATCCGGCGAGGAACAGGTTCGTTTCATCACCGCCATACTCGCGGCATACCTGCCTCACGGTCGCCATGCAGTAGTCCACCGTCGCCCCCACGTCGCCCCACCAACTGGTGGCATTGCACCCGTTCTCCTTGTCAACGAATGGCAGGGAAACCCAGATCACGCCTACACCTCCGGAAATCCCATATCCCAGCTTGCAGGAATCGACATCGCCCGAGCCACCTTTCCAGCGGTTGCCCGGATACTCGGCGATGACCGGATACTTACGCCCCTTCACCCAATCCCTCGGCAGATAGAGCAGATGCCTGACTGCCGTCCCCTCGTAACCCTCACCCGCGACAGCCACGCGCCTGCCCGCCGCAGGCTCCCCGGTCGCGACCTGCGGCAGCACCAGATCCCCTGCAGCAAGGCACCCAACTCCCAACATCAATCCCACCATCCAAAGCGGGCAAAAGATCCAATCAACGGTTTTCACAAGCCTCATCCGTGTATTCCGTGCAATCCGTGGCTTGACATCTTCCAACGAAGCCAATCAGCCCCTTTCCCCAAACAGCCTGACTTCATCCGCCTGGAAAATCGCCTCCGTTTTCCCATCCGCCTCCAGCAGCAACTCCCCGCCCGCGCCTATCCCTCGTACGCAGCCCTCCCTGACCTTGTCCGCGCATTTCAGCGTCACCCGATGGCCTGTCAGGAAACAACGCTCCCTGACCCCGCCGAGCAGACGGTCGAAGCCCGCACCTATGTTTCCCACATGATGTGCCAGCCGTGTCACCACCTCCAGCAGCACCTCCTCGCGCTCCAGCTCCCCGCCCCGCTCCATGACCATCGAGGTCGCGGCAAGACCCGGGGGGAAACCCGTGCTGTTCACATTGATCCCGATCCCGACAATCACGAAATCCGCCCCCGCCTCCACCAGGATCCCCGCAATTTTTTTCCTCCCTACCATCACATCATTCGGCCACTTGATCTCCGCCAACGGCACCCACCTATCCAAGGCCTCCGCAACCGCCAAGCCCGCAACCAGGGCAAGCCGCGGCCAGAACGCCTTGGGCTGGCACGGCTTCAGCAGCACGGAAAACGCCAGCGACTCTCCCTTCGGCGAGAACCATTCCGCCCCCCTCCTGCCGCGCCCCGCCAGCTGCTCCTCCGCGACCAGAACCAAGCCCTCCGCCATGCCCTTCTCGGCCAGCGCACGCAGCTCGTCGTTCGTCGAGGATACCGTTTCCCGCCACAGCACCCGGAATGGATCCGGCAAGCGCTCCGCAATCTGACCGAAGCAATTCATCCGCGCATCCTGTTTCGATGCCGGAAAGATTCAACACCCGTTTGCATGATGCCTTTTGGATGCCCGGCGGTGGCTTAGCGAATCCCGCCCTTGTGGATCACCTCATCCCAGGAAGCTATGCCGATGGTCTTCAGATATGGCTGCGCCACCTCATCCTCGCGCGGCGTGCCAAGGGCTTGGTAAAGATGCCAGATCGGCTTTTTCCCCAGCGGATCGCCTTTTTCATCGGGAAATTTCCGCAGTCCGATACGCAGCCCGCCCTCGCTTCGGTTGTCAATCCAGTTGTGGTATTGCCATGCCTCGATGGAGCGCAGCCGCTGGATCTTCTTCCAGGCCATAGCCATCCCCGCCGCCTGATCCTCCAGGGATTTCGCGGAGTAATCCGGGGAGTTGAAACCGTTTTCCGAAAGATGCACGGGACGCACCTCCTTCCCCTGGAACAGCATGGTCGGAGTGTGCATGTAGGCATCGAGCACCTCGATGTTTTTCGGGGTGATCTTGGGCGTGTCGAAGGAAAAGTTCGGGGCCTTGTCCTCCCAGGCCCGGGGGTTGCGCAGGTTTTCCGGATACGGATGATGGGCGAGCGCCCATGGGAAATCCCCTTCCGTCCGCGAATATTCCGCCAACAGCTCCAGCATCCGCCGCGAGCCATACCACTTCGCATTCCCGCCGTGCGCCCAGTGGTGGGTCAGCGTGATGAACGGCCTGCTGCGAGGATCATATTGCCGGGCGATGAGATCCATGAGCCGCAGCGAGCGCTGGTAGAGATCCATGTAGGACAGCGCGGATTTTTCACCCGCGTTGGTCCACACCCACCCGGCATCGACCTCGTTCTGCATGATCCAGTGATGCACACGCCCGAATCGGCCATCCTTGCGGCTCCAGCGCCCCACGATGTAATTGAGCGCCGCCCCATAGATGCCGATCCCCTCCGGCGAGGTGACGTTCGGCATGGCGAAGATCCCTTCTTTCACCGCATCCGGGTGACCCATCATGCTCGCCGTCGGATCCTTGGATTTTGCGGGATTCGCCACAAGGATGATCGCGGAAACCATCGCCCCCTGCTCCGCCGCCTCGCGGAAGGTTGCGTCCAGCTTGGTCAGCGGCAAAACCCGCATGTGATAGGTGCGGCCCTGCCATTCGGTCGGGACGCTTCCCGCCACGGGGGTGGGGGAGATCAGGCTGCTGAGCATCACGTTCACCGTCACCGAGGAAATGCCGAGCTCCTTGAGCTCTCCGGGAATCCGACCCGCTCCCCAGCCGCCAAGCCCCTTCTTGTTTGCAGGTTTCGCCGGAGGCAGATCATCTCCCCGCGAGTTCACTTTGCCTGCATACCGGGCATGGGAAATCGCCGTGATGGCCGCGTCGTCCCTTCTCACGAGCTGCCAACGGGAAGTAAGCCTGTCGTAGTCCAGACCGTCGCGTTTGCTGAACCTGGGCAGATCCACTTCGAACGAACCGTCATCACCGCAACCAATCGCCACCAACATTTTCCAGCTCCTCGCATCTCCGTGCACGATATCCATCGGGATATCCGCCAGGAAAACCCCGTCGCTCCCCGCCCCCGCATTCCCGGTGATGCGGATCAGATCCGTGCCGACGCTGACCTCCGAGATGCTTGCCGGGAAATCCCTGTCCAGGTAGGCGCGCAGGATGGCAGCATCCGCCGAGGCGGCAGGATTGGCCGCCGGCGGATCGAACTCGCCGGGATTGGCCGCCCTGATGACAGGCTTCCTGATCCGCAGGCTCTGCCCTTCCTTGAGCGGCAGCTCAAGCCGCAGCTGGCGCCAGCCCTTCGGCAAGGGCTGCCCAGCGGTGGATATCCTGGCCGAATAACTCGTCCAACCCTCACTGTGACCTAAGGGTGGTAACATCACGGCGGATTTCTCATCGAAGCCCGGCCCTGCCAGGAGCTTGAATTCCGGCACCGTGCCAACCGAAAAATACTCGAACCCGAGCACCTCATGATGCTCACCTGCTATCCGTTCCGGTGTCGCAAGCACATCCATCGCACCATCGATGACCCACGTTCCGGATTCCTCGGAAAAAGCCTCCGCACCTCCAACCGCCGCCTCCAGTTTCAGGGCAATCTGTCCGGCCGGCGAAATGCCCGCCGCTGCAATTGTGAGAAGGAAAAGAAAGGCTGTCTGGCGTATCATGCGATTTATTTGGGAGGAAAGCTGCATATGACGGAACGCTGCCGCACGCCCGATTCTTGCCATCATTTTCCAAACACCACCACATCCCCATGCTTCGCATGGAGTACGACTTCGTCGCCGATTTCATGGATGACATGCGGGTTCATCTCCACCACCTGCTGCCTGCCCACAAGCGTCTCGATGAAATACTCGATCCTCTGCCCGAGGTAGCTGCGCTCCACGATTTTCCCCGCGATCTCGTTCTCCCCGCCCTCCTTGTGCAGCCTCCACACCTCCGGGCGCACGCTCACCGTCGCCGCATCGCCCGCATTCGGCCGCCAGTTTCCGGAAGTCACCATACCCACCAGCGCCGCCCCGTTGACCTTCACGAAACAATAGCCCTCGTGCATCTCCATCACCTCGCCCTGGATCAGGTTCGTCTCACCGATGAAACCGGCCACATAGGAATTCACCGGCCTGCGGTACACCTCTTCCGGAGTCCCCACCTGCCCGATCTTGCCCCAGGAAAGCACAGCCATCCGGTCGGCCATGGCCAGCGCTTCCTCCTGGTCGTGGGTCACGTAAATCCCCGTCAGGCCGTTCTCTTTGACGATGCGGCGGATTTCCCTCCGCATCTCCACCCGCAGCTGGGCGTCGAGATTCGAAAGCGGCTCATCCAACAACAGGCAGCGCGGCTTCACCACCAGCGCCCGCGCAAGGCTCACGCGCTGCTGCTGGCCGCCTGACATCTGGTCGATGGAGCGCTCCCCGTAACCACCCAGCTGCACCATTTCCAAGGCCTCTGCCACGCGCATTTTGATCTCCGTCTTCGGCACCTTCCGCTCCTCCAGCCCGAAGGCGATGTTCTGCCCCACCGTCAGGTGCGGCCACAGCGCGTAGCTCTGGAAAACCATCGCCGCCTCCCTTTTGTGCGGCGCAAGGGAAGTGACATCGGTCTCCCCGAAAAAGATCTTCCCCTCCGTCGGCGTCTCCAGCCCGGCGATGCAGCGCAGCAAGGTCGTCTTCCCGCAACCCGAGGCACCCAGCAGGAAAAACAGCTCCCCCGCCCCGATCTCGAGGTTCAGCCCATCAAGAGCCGTCACCGTCCCGCCGAAGACCTTCCGCACATTCTCGATCCTTATCGCTTCCATAACCGCCGCGATTCTTCCTGCGGCGGCCACCAAAGCAAGCCCCAAGGAGGAACACGCCCCAGTCCGTGGCAGCAGGCCACAACCGCCAAAACCAGTGTCGGACCAAGGCGCGCGCCTAGGCCTTCACATAAACTTCCGCACCAGCCTCGGTGAACTCCTTCGATTTCTCCTCCATGCCTTTCTCAAGCGCCTCCTCTTCGGAAATCCCCTGGGCGGCCGCATACTGGCGGACATCCTCGGAAATCTTCATCGAGCAGAAATGCGGGCCGCACATCGAGCAGAAGTGCGCTGTCTTCGCGCCTTCCTGCGGGAGCGTCTCATCGTGGAACTCGCGTGCCGTCTCCGGATCGAGGCCGAGGTTGAACTGATCCTCCCAGCGGAACTCAAAGCGGGCTTTGGAGAGGGCGTTGTCGCGGTACTGCGCGCCGGGATGGCCTTTCGCGAGGTCGGCGGCGTGGGCGGCGAGCTTGTAGGTGATCACCCCGTCCTTGACGTCCTTCTTGTTCGGCAGTCCGAGGTGTTCCTTCGGGGTGACGTAGCAGAGCATCGCGCAGCCATACCAACCGATCATCGCGGCACCGATGCCGGAGGTGATGTGGTCGTAGCCGGGGGCGATGTCGGTGGTCAGCGGCCCGAGGGTGTAGAACGGGGCTTCGTGGCACCACTCGAGTTGCTTGGCCATGTTTTCCTCGATCATGTGCAT comes from Akkermansiaceae bacterium and encodes:
- a CDS encoding tetratricopeptide repeat protein — its product is MDTPTANFIQIMQDRVLALRNEGNLHEALHAANAAVEKSQHALSPDLDTIDAFATSLESRAGIFLELGRHDEAIEDVEHAIDQLENRPDRIAQVGRLYALLGAAFDGQGRSEEVTRAWQAAVEYFEKHEPPLLLDVAAITNNLGFIAKASGDLDAAEDHFLKSLEIMHAELGQNHEETAAVSNNLGAVYLAAGYLDQAREMHMMALETRRELFGENHPDTAQSHNNLALALLKTGDRNWARKHFEKALAGFESLGAAYSDDLESVASNYCDFLKEEGEEQLSEIIAGRVKDLLAGF
- a CDS encoding recombination protein O N-terminal domain-containing protein yields the protein MFATEAILIRTTRLTDTSLIVHWFTLGEGLVKTVAKGALRPKSPFAGKLDLFFSGEIGVARARAGELHILREVAISNWREGLRRKYESALMAGYFCQLVEAAVEPGHADAEMHDLLRRGLDHLDSEEPGLRAMLHFEKQMAGLLGISGGRASVADSLLHHLGRLPASRKQLLERMGGD
- a CDS encoding argininosuccinate synthase, which gives rise to MKIVVAYSGGLDTSVLLLWLKEKYNAEIIAYCSDCGQGDELDGLEAKALSTGASKCYIDDQKEEFARDYIFPMFQANALYEGRYLLGTSIARPCITKGMVEVALKEGADAIAHGATGKGNDQVRFELSAAALAPGIKVIAPWRDAEFRKQFPGRKEMIEYAEANNIPIKASMKKPYSMDRNLLHISFEAGALEDVWYDATGPADRDMYVLSVSPEEAPDKPQMLQCLFEKGNIIGLQTEGLGELISSLGDFMVLGEKDGYTLLTPYGVMRCLNALGGAHGIGRVDIVENRFVGMKSRGIYETPGGTILLAAHRDLETLVMDRELQMTRDTLIPKYAQLVYNGFWFAPERLAIQALVTESQKTVSGEVRLKLYKGNVMQAGRRSPHSLYDEHVATMEGGQEAAYNQDDATGFIALNALRLKANARQK
- a CDS encoding DUF817 domain-containing protein; this encodes MTFIEKALLPLSRSHPGIHEFLWFGLKQAWACIFGALLLTGILATRIWYPDIPLARYDFLVLYAIAIQLSLFFLKLESWREIGVILLFHLMATAMELFKTSTGIGSWSYPENSVLRIGNVPLFTGFMYAAVGSYMARAWRGFHFRFTGFPPLWIAGAIAILAYANFFTHHYTLDIRWPLILAGAIAFRKTMIHYRPKDMELRMPLLLGFALVALFIYIAENLGTAARAWQYPGQENGWKPVHFSKFTAWYLLMQLSFILICSLRRLEEKLGIQGPGKIIPGKSI
- a CDS encoding biotin--[acetyl-CoA-carboxylase] ligase, which codes for MPDPFRVLWRETVSSTNDELRALAEKGMAEGLVLVAEEQLAGRGRRGAEWFSPKGESLAFSVLLKPCQPKAFWPRLALVAGLAVAEALDRWVPLAEIKWPNDVMVGRKKIAGILVEAGADFVIVGIGINVNSTGFPPGLAATSMVMERGGELEREEVLLEVVTRLAHHVGNIGAGFDRLLGGVRERCFLTGHRVTLKCADKVREGCVRGIGAGGELLLEADGKTEAIFQADEVRLFGERG
- a CDS encoding ABC transporter ATP-binding protein; this encodes MEAIRIENVRKVFGGTVTALDGLNLEIGAGELFFLLGASGCGKTTLLRCIAGLETPTEGKIFFGETDVTSLAPHKREAAMVFQSYALWPHLTVGQNIAFGLEERKVPKTEIKMRVAEALEMVQLGGYGERSIDQMSGGQQQRVSLARALVVKPRCLLLDEPLSNLDAQLRVEMRREIRRIVKENGLTGIYVTHDQEEALAMADRMAVLSWGKIGQVGTPEEVYRRPVNSYVAGFIGETNLIQGEVMEMHEGYCFVKVNGAALVGMVTSGNWRPNAGDAATVSVRPEVWRLHKEGGENEIAGKIVERSYLGQRIEYFIETLVGRQQVVEMNPHVIHEIGDEVVLHAKHGDVVVFGK